One genomic region from Calditerricola satsumensis encodes:
- a CDS encoding RNA-binding S4 domain-containing protein gives MRLDKFLKVSRLLKRRTVAKELCDQGRVELNGRPAKASSTVSVGDLLTLHFGTKTLTVRVERVTENARKEEAGSLYTVVEETRIDEAFDKGEGYRKG, from the coding sequence ATGCGGCTCGACAAATTCCTCAAGGTCTCGCGGTTGCTCAAACGGCGCACGGTGGCGAAGGAGTTGTGCGACCAAGGCCGCGTCGAACTGAACGGGCGGCCGGCAAAAGCGTCGAGCACCGTGAGCGTGGGGGATTTGCTTACCCTTCACTTTGGAACGAAAACGCTGACGGTCCGCGTCGAGCGCGTGACAGAAAATGCGCGGAAGGAAGAGGCCGGGAGCCTGTACACGGTGGTGGAGGAGACGCGGATCGACGAGGCGTTCGACAAAGGGGAAGGCTACCGCAAGGGGTAG
- a CDS encoding HU family DNA-binding protein produces the protein MNKQEIIARIAEKSGLTKKDVETVVNAVLEEITEALRAGEKVQFVGFGTFETRKRSARTGRNPQTGETINIPEAVIPAFRAGNKLKEAVK, from the coding sequence ATGAACAAGCAGGAGATCATCGCCCGCATTGCCGAAAAAAGCGGTTTGACGAAGAAAGATGTGGAAACGGTCGTGAACGCGGTGCTGGAAGAGATCACCGAAGCCCTGCGCGCCGGGGAAAAGGTCCAGTTTGTCGGCTTCGGCACCTTTGAGACGCGCAAGCGGTCGGCCCGCACCGGTCGCAACCCGCAAACCGGGGAAACGATCAACATTCCGGAAGCCGTCATTCCGGCGTTCCGCGCGGGCAACAAGCTGAAAGAAGCCGTGAAGTGA